In a single window of the Aridibaculum aurantiacum genome:
- a CDS encoding homoserine O-acetyltransferase family protein: MSSTQIFKYTKPFQLESGRQLPGFHLAYTCHGQLNAAKDNVVWVFHALTANSDPVEWWYGLVGEGKLFDPAQYFIVCVNMPGSCYGSISPLDNAEDGAPFYHSFPLFTTRDMVRAYALLKEHLGIEKILVGLGGSMGGQQLLEWAVEDPQLFDHIVPIATNAQHSAWGRAFNASQRWCIESDPSWQEKHEAAGLEGMKVARSVALISYRNYSTYALAQQGATSDTASLPVDEQVYKPETYQRYQGEKLAARFNAFSYYFLSKTMDAHDIGRDRRSVEEALTSITAKALVIGISSDILFPVLEQEYIAKHIRNGQLAVIDSDYGHDGFLLEFEKIANHIRVFLSHSAATTIINTNKLVQHG; the protein is encoded by the coding sequence ATGTCGTCAACACAAATTTTCAAATACACGAAGCCTTTCCAATTGGAGTCGGGAAGACAACTTCCCGGCTTTCATCTTGCCTATACATGCCATGGCCAACTCAATGCTGCAAAGGATAACGTGGTGTGGGTGTTTCATGCTCTTACTGCTAATAGTGATCCGGTAGAGTGGTGGTATGGTTTGGTAGGAGAGGGTAAATTGTTTGATCCTGCGCAGTACTTCATTGTATGTGTCAATATGCCCGGCAGTTGTTATGGCAGCATCTCTCCTTTAGATAACGCAGAAGATGGCGCGCCGTTCTACCACTCGTTCCCGCTGTTTACTACACGCGATATGGTGCGAGCTTATGCATTGCTGAAAGAGCATCTTGGAATTGAAAAGATATTGGTTGGGCTTGGTGGATCTATGGGTGGACAGCAACTGCTGGAGTGGGCAGTAGAGGATCCGCAACTGTTTGATCATATTGTTCCTATTGCTACCAATGCACAACATTCAGCATGGGGAAGAGCTTTTAATGCATCGCAGAGGTGGTGCATAGAGAGCGATCCTTCATGGCAAGAAAAGCATGAAGCCGCAGGATTGGAAGGAATGAAAGTAGCCCGGTCTGTTGCACTGATATCTTATCGCAATTACAGTACGTATGCTTTAGCACAACAAGGTGCTACATCCGATACGGCTTCGCTGCCTGTAGATGAGCAGGTGTACAAACCTGAAACATACCAACGGTACCAGGGCGAGAAACTGGCTGCTCGCTTCAATGCCTTTAGCTATTACTTTTTGAGTAAAACAATGGATGCGCATGATATTGGCCGCGACCGCCGATCAGTAGAAGAAGCATTGACGTCTATTACTGCTAAAGCATTGGTGATCGGCATTTCGTCCGATATCTTGTTTCCTGTATTGGAGCAGGAATATATAGCCAAACACATACGCAACGGCCAGTTGGCTGTTATAGATTCTGATTATGGACATGATGGCTTCCTGCTGGAGTTTGAGAAGATCGCCAATCATATAAGAGTATTCTTAAGCCATAGCGCCGCAACAACGATTATCAATACCAACAAACTTGTACAACATGGCTAA
- a CDS encoding homoserine dehydrogenase yields the protein MANQKALTIGLFGFGVVGEGLYKVLHQTPSLQATIKKVCIRDATKKRNAPAELFTTNKDELLNDEAINVIVEVIDDSVAAYEIVTTAAKNGKAVVSASKKMLADNLPAILQLQKDYKVPFLYEAAACASIPVIRNLEEYYDNDLLHSIRAIVNGSTNFILTKMFKEQLDFFEALTLAQQLGFAESNPALDVNGHDAVNKWTLLLNHAYGIVEQPANLLFSGIQNIKLNDAQYARKNHLDIKLVAQAKKLQSGQVAAFVLPQFVQPGDHLAFVKNEYNGVVIESGFADKQFFYGKGAGSFPTASAVLSDISALRYDYTYEYKKLNHPTRNELATGYYLRVYVSFEDWKHVPRDAFETIEEWHKQGDRIYLVGVIEVSKLQQSTWWKENATSLILTADGVIEHAASINKENSAAILTAV from the coding sequence ATGGCTAATCAAAAAGCATTAACAATAGGATTATTTGGCTTTGGTGTAGTAGGAGAAGGATTATATAAAGTACTTCACCAGACACCATCGCTACAGGCTACCATCAAGAAGGTTTGCATACGCGATGCCACAAAAAAACGCAATGCACCAGCAGAACTATTTACTACCAATAAAGATGAATTGCTGAATGATGAAGCCATCAATGTTATAGTAGAAGTAATAGATGACTCTGTGGCTGCTTACGAAATTGTAACCACTGCTGCAAAAAACGGTAAGGCTGTAGTGAGTGCCAGTAAGAAAATGCTTGCAGATAATCTTCCTGCTATACTTCAATTGCAGAAAGATTACAAGGTTCCATTTTTATATGAAGCTGCTGCTTGCGCCAGTATACCAGTAATTCGCAACCTGGAAGAGTATTACGACAACGACCTGTTGCATTCTATTCGTGCTATTGTAAATGGCTCTACCAATTTCATCCTGACAAAGATGTTTAAAGAGCAGCTTGATTTTTTTGAAGCGCTTACACTTGCACAACAGTTAGGTTTTGCAGAAAGTAATCCCGCACTCGATGTGAATGGACATGATGCTGTAAACAAATGGACGCTGTTGCTCAATCATGCTTATGGCATTGTAGAGCAACCGGCTAACCTGTTATTCTCAGGCATACAAAACATAAAGCTGAACGATGCGCAGTATGCAAGAAAAAATCATTTAGATATAAAACTTGTAGCGCAGGCTAAGAAGTTACAGAGTGGACAGGTTGCTGCTTTTGTGTTGCCACAATTTGTACAGCCAGGCGATCATTTAGCTTTTGTAAAAAATGAATATAATGGCGTAGTGATAGAAAGTGGTTTTGCTGATAAGCAATTCTTCTATGGCAAGGGTGCAGGCAGTTTCCCTACAGCTTCCGCAGTATTAAGCGATATAAGCGCCTTGCGCTATGACTATACCTACGAGTATAAGAAACTGAACCATCCTACCAGGAATGAATTGGCCACTGGTTATTACCTGCGCGTGTACGTAAGTTTTGAAGATTGGAAACATGTTCCTCGCGATGCATTTGAAACGATAGAAGAATGGCACAAGCAGGGAGATAGGATATATTTAGTTGGTGTGATAGAAGTGTCCAAACTGCAGCAGTCAACATGGTGGAAGGAAAATGCAACATCACTTATACTTACAGCAGATGGAGTGATAGAGCATGCAGCCAGTATCAATAAAGAAAATAGTGCAGCTATACTAACAGCAGTATAA